A stretch of the Leptotrichia sp. oral taxon 223 genome encodes the following:
- a CDS encoding PTS sugar transporter subunit IIA, translated as MLEKILDGNIQIIDSVIDWKESIKIAGKPLLQKNIITENYITAMIESIEKLGFYVILRENLAMPHARPEDGTLGTGVSLLKLNNPVYYGDSKVQLVFVLATKDADSHMEILMKLVELFQDDESIEKLIISQDYKEIREIIKKY; from the coding sequence ATGTTAGAAAAAATACTTGATGGCAACATTCAAATAATAGATTCCGTAATTGACTGGAAAGAAAGTATCAAAATCGCAGGAAAACCTCTGCTACAAAAAAATATAATAACGGAAAATTATATAACAGCTATGATAGAAAGCATTGAAAAACTAGGTTTTTACGTCATTTTAAGGGAAAACCTGGCAATGCCGCATGCAAGGCCCGAAGATGGTACATTGGGAACTGGAGTGAGCCTTTTAAAACTCAATAATCCAGTATATTATGGCGATTCTAAAGTACAGCTGGTATTTGTGCTGGCAACTAAGGATGCTGATAGTCATATGGAAATACTTATGAAGTTAGTTGAATTGTTTCAGGATGACGAAAGTATTGAAAAACTTATAATTTCACAAGATTATAAAGAAATAAGAGAAATTATAAAAAAATATTAA
- a CDS encoding AAA family ATPase — translation MSKKILILVSGFPGTGKTYLSNILINKIKNLNYISPDDLKEEIYDKYGFNNNDEKEKLILQMWEQYFELMEMNMKNKKNIISDYPFSIKQYSKIKKLSEKYNYNVLTVRLLADINILFERQRKRDMSLNRHLGHLTTSYHKGQKQEQRTEENGLLLTYEEFSKRCSERGYDKFVIGKLFEHDVTTYNDTKYDKFIEKIINYIENLN, via the coding sequence ATGAGTAAAAAAATTCTTATACTCGTTTCAGGATTTCCTGGAACTGGTAAAACCTATTTATCAAATATTCTAATAAATAAAATAAAAAATTTAAATTATATTTCACCCGATGACTTAAAAGAAGAAATATATGACAAATATGGATTTAACAATAATGATGAAAAAGAAAAATTAATTTTACAAATGTGGGAACAATATTTTGAATTAATGGAAATGAATATGAAAAATAAGAAAAATATTATTTCAGATTATCCATTTAGTATAAAGCAGTATTCTAAAATAAAAAAATTATCAGAAAAATACAATTACAATGTTTTAACAGTTAGATTGCTAGCAGATATAAATATTTTATTTGAAAGACAAAGAAAACGTGATATGTCATTAAATAGACATTTGGGACATTTAACAACATCATATCATAAAGGGCAAAAACAGGAACAACGCACAGAAGAAAATGGGCTACTTCTAACTTATGAAGAATTTTCCAAACGTTGTTCTGAAAGAGGATATGATAAATTTGTAATTGGTAAATTATTTGAACATGATGTTACAACATATAATGATACAAAATATGATAAATTCATTGAGAAAATCATAAATTATATTGAAAATCTTAATTAA
- a CDS encoding class II fructose-bisphosphate aldolase, giving the protein MYINLKEVTQKAKELNYTVGAFNTHNLEMLPEMIRAAKEKGAPIIIQTSVSTAKYIGYKVLVEVCKLLAETELVDVTLHLDHAKNFDDIKEAIDNGYSSVMFDGSSLPFKENIMKTATVVEYAHARGVSVEGELGIIGGTEDGHSIDSEKYMYTKPEDAVEFIKQTGVDALAVAIGTNHGQYKSKTNVRLDLLKEINNVVDVPLVIHGGTGVKEEDIPELINNGIRKFNVGTELLVGWTKTAKEKFGETALDNSLRNNIMPCNETVKNIVKHKIEIFMNKNQPIRI; this is encoded by the coding sequence ATGTATATAAATTTAAAAGAAGTAACACAAAAAGCTAAAGAACTTAATTACACAGTAGGAGCCTTTAACACTCATAATTTAGAAATGTTACCTGAAATGATAAGAGCTGCAAAAGAAAAAGGTGCTCCCATTATCATTCAAACAAGTGTAAGTACAGCTAAATACATAGGTTATAAAGTATTAGTTGAAGTATGTAAACTTTTGGCAGAAACAGAACTGGTGGATGTAACACTTCATTTGGATCATGCTAAAAATTTTGACGATATAAAAGAAGCTATTGATAACGGTTATTCTTCTGTGATGTTTGATGGTTCATCTTTACCTTTTAAAGAAAATATTATGAAAACAGCTACTGTAGTTGAATATGCTCATGCACGAGGAGTATCTGTCGAAGGAGAACTTGGAATAATAGGAGGTACTGAAGATGGGCATTCAATAGATTCTGAAAAATATATGTACACAAAACCTGAAGATGCAGTAGAATTTATAAAACAAACAGGCGTAGATGCTCTTGCAGTTGCCATTGGAACTAATCATGGACAATATAAATCTAAAACAAATGTAAGATTAGATTTATTAAAAGAAATAAATAACGTTGTTGATGTCCCATTAGTTATTCATGGTGGAACAGGAGTAAAAGAAGAAGATATTCCTGAATTAATCAATAACGGTATCAGAAAATTTAATGTTGGAACAGAATTACTGGTGGGATGGACAAAAACTGCAAAAGAAAAATTTGGAGAAACTGCTTTAGACAATTCCTTAAGAAATAATATTATGCCCTGTAATGAAACTGTAAAAAATATTGTCAAACATAAAATTGAAATATTTATGAATAAGAATCAACCAATTAGAATATAG
- a CDS encoding PTS sugar transporter subunit IIB: MAKLKILFVCGAGLGSSFACQMAAEDVLNKLGVTANLDHSDISSASSSNADIIITASNFETQFKKFSIDSEKTKIIYLKNIISKEEIENKLTPVLKEKQII; this comes from the coding sequence ATGGCTAAATTAAAAATTTTATTCGTATGTGGTGCAGGATTAGGTAGTAGTTTTGCATGTCAAATGGCAGCTGAAGATGTATTAAACAAATTAGGGGTTACTGCAAATTTAGATCATAGTGATATATCTTCTGCAAGTTCAAGTAATGCAGATATTATAATTACTGCTAGTAATTTTGAAACACAGTTCAAAAAATTTTCAATAGATTCTGAAAAAACAAAAATAATATATTTAAAAAATATAATATCAAAAGAAGAAATTGAAAATAAATTAACACCCGTATTAAAAGAAAAACAAATTATTTAA
- a CDS encoding PTS sugar transporter subunit IIC, which produces MGFINFIISNILTQAAITISLIAMLGLILQKKSVGQIISGTLKTLLGFQVLAAGSGIIVGSLNYFGKIFTEGFHMQGIIPSIEAINGQAMNELGLGRDIALTFLAIFIFNILIARFTKWKYIFLTGQAILWMATMTTVFGYAAGLKGLFLIILGGLVGGIFAVAMPAIAQPIVVKITGMKDIALGHFCTIGYLFEAGVAYIFGEKGENKKSIEDIKLPTHFEFLQDTYLSVMVVMVPLYIITVLFAGEKFASELSGGTNYVMFAFLQSIQFVVGVYVLLSGVRLLLGEIVPAFRGIAMKLVPDAVPALDCPVLFPYSPNAVILGFITTTIGSIIAMFVLPTFGLAMILPGMLTNFFAGGTAGIFGNTTGGRRGAIIGGIAHGFFITLLPALLVTVFNKMGFINATATDVDTVTAALLYAWIIGPILKVF; this is translated from the coding sequence ATGGGATTTATTAATTTTATAATAAGTAATATTTTGACACAAGCAGCGATAACAATTTCTCTAATAGCTATGTTAGGTTTGATATTGCAGAAAAAAAGTGTAGGACAAATAATTTCAGGAACACTAAAAACATTATTAGGATTTCAAGTGTTAGCAGCAGGTTCAGGGATAATAGTAGGAAGTTTAAATTATTTTGGAAAAATTTTTACAGAAGGTTTTCATATGCAAGGAATAATACCTTCTATTGAAGCAATTAATGGACAAGCTATGAATGAGCTGGGATTAGGTAGAGATATAGCATTAACATTTTTAGCAATATTTATTTTTAATATACTGATTGCACGATTTACAAAATGGAAATATATATTTCTAACAGGACAGGCTATTTTATGGATGGCTACAATGACAACTGTTTTCGGTTATGCAGCTGGACTTAAAGGATTATTCTTAATAATTTTAGGCGGATTAGTAGGAGGAATTTTTGCCGTAGCTATGCCTGCAATAGCACAACCAATTGTAGTTAAAATTACTGGCATGAAAGATATTGCATTAGGACATTTCTGTACAATAGGATATTTATTTGAAGCAGGTGTTGCTTATATATTTGGTGAAAAAGGAGAAAATAAAAAATCTATAGAAGATATTAAACTGCCGACACATTTTGAATTTTTACAAGATACCTATTTATCAGTAATGGTTGTAATGGTTCCTCTTTATATAATAACAGTATTATTTGCAGGAGAAAAATTCGCTTCTGAATTATCTGGCGGGACAAATTATGTTATGTTTGCCTTTTTACAATCGATTCAATTTGTTGTAGGTGTTTATGTTTTATTATCAGGAGTAAGATTATTACTTGGAGAAATTGTTCCAGCATTTAGAGGAATTGCTATGAAATTAGTTCCAGATGCAGTTCCAGCATTAGATTGTCCAGTTTTATTCCCATATAGCCCAAATGCAGTTATTTTAGGATTTATAACAACAACAATAGGTTCAATTATAGCAATGTTTGTTTTACCAACATTTGGACTAGCAATGATATTACCAGGAATGTTGACTAATTTCTTTGCAGGAGGAACAGCAGGAATCTTTGGAAATACAACAGGTGGAAGAAGGGGTGCAATAATAGGTGGAATAGCTCATGGATTTTTCATAACTTTACTTCCTGCACTGCTAGTAACAGTATTCAATAAAATGGGATTTATAAATGCAACCGCAACGGATGTCGATACTGTAACAGCCGCTCTGTTATACGCATGGATAATAGGCCCTATATTGAAAGTATTTTAA